From one Anopheles cruzii chromosome 3, idAnoCruzAS_RS32_06, whole genome shotgun sequence genomic stretch:
- the LOC128270269 gene encoding juvenile hormone esterase-like yields the protein MIPTESEDCLFLNVYTPLTTGGNRAVIVFIHGGGYNSGFGDDDLYGSQYFMTEDVVVVTFNYRLGVLGFFSTGDRAAAGNWALKDCIVALRWVQDHIAAFGGDASNVTIYGESAGAAIIHLLLISPLTGGLFHRAIASSGSPFNSWAFQPNPLFYANRLAETLDLETTDTTDMVAALRLVPYRALIEQQEDISSTAHLLGTVDFGPVVEPPDAPGSIVLPRTPMELVKDGAYQAVPLLTGFNNLESVLYIALANFIPNLFDSFNAHPHYLVPRAWNISEGSPAANAISNAFAQFYWQGQTLGPELLEEFSWYLTDLMFAIGVVEMAELQSTRAPVYVYHFTYDGDLNLFKQQLGVSIPGAVHADEVFYLFDAKSLVSGPLAATSHARTVRQRMLRLWTNFAKYGNPTPVVDAVLQDILWPELDGGTINVVLNIDHDLMLGPNPIAFRYDLWQTLEHRYANRNTRH from the exons ATGATTCCAACCGAGAGCGAGGACTGTCTGTTCCTCAACGTGTACACTCCGCTCACTACTGGCGGTAATCGAGCGGTCATAGTATTCATCCATGGCGGTGGCTACAATAGCGGATTTGGAGACGACGATCTCTACGGCAGTCAGTACTTCATGACGGAGGACGTGGTGGTCGTTACCTTCAATTATCGCCTGGGAGTGCTGGGATTTTTCAGTACCGGCGATCGGGCCGCGGCCGGCAACTGGGCTCTCAAGGACTGCATCGTGGCGTTGCGCTGGGTGCAGGATCACATCGCGGCATTCGGTGGCGATGCGAGCAACGTTACGATCTACGGTGAATCTGCCGGCGCTGCTATCATCCATCTACTCCTCATATCGCCACTGACGGGTGGATTGTTCCACCGCGCGATCGCCAGCAGCGGATCGCCCTTCAACTCGTGGGCCTTCCAACCGAATCCACTCTTTTACGCAAACCGTTTGGCGGAAACACTGGACCTGGAGACCACCGATACGACTGATATGGTGGCTGCTCTCCGGCTGGTTCCGTACCGGGCGTTGATCGAGCAGCAGGAAGATATCTCATCGACCGCACATCTACTGGGGACTGTCGATTTTGGTCCGGTTGTCGAGCCGCCAGACGCTCCCGGATCGATTGTCCTGCCACGGACGCCGATGGAACTCGTCAAGGACGGTGCGTACCAGGCGGTTCCTCTGTTGACAGGGTTCAACAACTTGGAGTCGGTACTGTATATAGCGCTGGCAAACTTCATTCCCAACCTGTTCGACTCGTTCAACGCTCATCCACATTATTTGGTGCCGAGGGCATGGAATATCTCGGAAGGTAGTCCCGCTGCTAATGCCATTAGTAACGCGTTCGCTCAGTTCTACTGGCAAGGCCAGACGCTGGGACCGGAGTTGTTGGAAGAATTCTCCTGGTACTTGACCGACTTAATGTTCGCGATCGGTGTGGTGGAGATGGCGGAACTGCAATCAACTCGTGCTCCGGTCTATGTCTATCACTTCACCTATGACGGTGACCTGAACCTATTCAAACAGCAATTGGGCGTCTCCATACCGGGTGCGGTACACGCGGACGAAGTTTTCTACTTGTTCGACGCGAAGTCACTCGTAAGCGGCCCACTTGCTGCCACTAGTCATGCGCGCACGGTCCGCCAGCGGATGCTCCGACTTTGGACTAACTTTGCCAAGTATGG AAACCCAACCCCGGTAGTGGATGCCGTGCTGCAGGACATTTTGTGGCCCGAGCTTGATGGCGGCACGATCAACGTTGTGCTAAACATTGACCACGATCTGATGCTCGGACCGAATCCTATCGCTTTCCGCTACGACCTGTGGCAGACTTTGGAGCATCGGTACGCGAATAGAAACACACGCCACTAA
- the LOC128270270 gene encoding probable cytochrome P450 6a13, which yields MPIAEFWIAFGTTVLLVAGVGVCLLLDKRRSLWVDRRFPGTGRAPVLWGDYGATGYLEHRAHTNQRLYRLFKARKWPVGGAIQYLTPVVIVVDQRAIDFVLGDECIKIPTVRGNGEVIASWTDFEEEHYEAMLNLAMAESTNIASTVSVTGTELDVKSIVEQYTVRVLLPIFFGLQYEPSLEVAVREMLHECAPSLLWSILSTALPAMGSTMGRILDPNRLACGRLEELMFSTEREPKSGENFSSFLKRKTTQVDWTEAVSFDRNKRTLLELVRNVFYIASGTIIACLYEIASNQGVQTRLHEALQHSTDSMTDYLDNVIGETLRKYPPVHEISFSTLTSNRLPDFDVVIPRNTRVIVPTYALHRDPDHYPSPLCFDPERPALRAPHGAGKPYPSFYRPLGEKAYVNGSNFALLMVRVGLSNMLVHWRVDLAAGSPRELEVSAEGSIPYTSGKVRLMITKR from the exons ATGCCTATCGCCGAGTTTTGGATTGCGTTCGGCACcaccgtgctgctggtggccggggTCGGTGTGTGCCTGCTGCTGGACAAACGCCGATCGCTGTGGGTTGATCGTCGTtttcccggcaccggaagggcCCCGGTGCTGTGGGGCGACTATGGGGCCACCGGATACCTGGAGCACCGAGCGCACACCAATCAGCGATTGTACCGGCTTTTCAAGGCGCGAAAATGGCCCGTTGGTGGAGCGATCCAGTATCTGACACCGGTCGTCATCGTAGTGGACCAGCGCGCAATTGACTTCGTTCTCGGTGACGAATGCATCAAAATTCCCACGGTCCGTGGCAATGGCGAGGTGATCGCTAGCTGGACTGACTTCGAGGAGGAGCACTACGAAGCGATGCTAAATCTGGCCATGGCAGAGAGTACCAACATTGCAAGCACCGTTAGCGTTACCGGCACCGAGCTGGACGTCAAATCGATCGTAGAGCAGTACACGGTGCGCGTGTTGTTGCCGATCTTTTTCGGGCTCCAATATGAACCGTCACTGGAGGTGGCTGTCCGGGAGATGCTCCACGAATGTGCACCTTCGCTACTGTGGAGCATTCTCTCCACGGCACTTCCGGCCATGGGCAGTACTATGGGCAGGATTCTCGATCCAAACCGGCTCGCCTGTGGACGATTGGAGGAGTTGATGTTCTCGACGGAGCGTGAACCAAAGTCGGGTGAAAATTTCTCGTCATTTCTCAAACGCAAAACAACTCAAGTCGATTGGACGGAAGCAGTGTCGTTCGACCGCAACAAACGCACGTTGCTGGAGCTGGTACGGAACGTGTTTTACATCGCGTCGGGGACCATTATCGCCTGTCTGTATGAGATCGCTTCGAACCAAGGAGTCCAGACACGGTTGCACGAAGCGCTGCAACATTCCACCGACTCAATGACCGACTACCTCGATAACGTTATAGGCG AAACACTGCGCAAGTATCCACCCGTCCACGAGATCTCATTCAGCACACTGACGAGCAACCGTTTGCCGGACTTTGATGTGGTAATTCCGCGAAACACTAGGGTCATCGTTCCCACGTACGCCCTGCATCGCGATCCCGACCACTACCCTAGCCCACTGTGCTTCGATCCAGAGCGTCCGGCACTGCGAGCGCCGCACGGTGCAGGCAAACCGTATCCTTCGTTCTATCGGCCCCTGGGTGAGAAAGCCTACGTCAACGGATCCAATTTCGCCCTGCTGATGGTTCGCGTGGGACTGTCCAACATGCTGGTGCACTGGAGGGTGGACTTGGCAGCGGGCAGTCCACGCGAGTTGGAGGTATCGGCGGAAGGTTCTATACCTTATACGAGCGGGAAGGTGCGGCTGATGATAACGAAGCGATAA